In one Janibacter cremeus genomic region, the following are encoded:
- the lexA gene encoding transcriptional repressor LexA — MSKGSGKDTSTDSGGGDSTVRHLPERDSGDGLTARQRKVLEVIRTAVATRGYPPSLREIGQLVGLTSPSSVAHQLSSLERKGYLRRDPNRPRAIEVISPDADAEAVIADTADFGGMRGGATAQDEDVDITGSGDERPEASYVPVLGEIAAGVPITAEELVDDVFPLPKQIVGEGSLFLLKVVGDSMVDAAICDGDWVVVRQQPDADNGDIIAAMLDNEATVKTFKRKDGHVWLLPHNPAFEPIDGDHATVLGKVTAVLRSL; from the coding sequence ATGAGCAAGGGCAGCGGCAAGGACACGAGCACGGACTCCGGCGGCGGCGACAGCACCGTGCGCCACCTCCCGGAGCGGGACTCCGGCGACGGCCTCACGGCCCGCCAGCGCAAGGTGCTCGAGGTTATCCGCACCGCCGTCGCGACCCGCGGCTACCCGCCGAGCCTGCGCGAGATCGGGCAGCTCGTCGGCCTGACCAGCCCCAGCTCGGTCGCCCACCAGCTCTCCTCCCTCGAGCGCAAGGGCTACCTGCGCCGCGACCCCAACCGCCCCCGCGCGATCGAGGTCATCTCCCCCGACGCGGACGCCGAGGCGGTCATCGCCGACACCGCCGACTTCGGCGGCATGCGTGGTGGTGCGACCGCGCAGGACGAGGACGTCGACATCACCGGCTCCGGCGACGAGCGGCCCGAGGCCAGCTACGTGCCGGTCCTGGGTGAGATCGCCGCCGGTGTGCCGATCACCGCCGAGGAGCTCGTCGACGACGTCTTCCCGCTGCCGAAGCAGATCGTCGGCGAGGGCTCCCTCTTCCTGCTCAAGGTCGTCGGCGACTCGATGGTCGACGCGGCCATCTGCGACGGCGACTGGGTCGTCGTGCGCCAGCAGCCCGACGCCGACAACGGCGACATCATCGCGGCGATGCTCGACAACGAGGCGACGGTCAAGACCTTCAAGCGCAAGGACGGCCACGTCTGGCTGCTCCCCCACAACCCGGCCTTCGAGCCGATCGACGGCGACCACGCGACCGTGCTGGGCAAGGTGACGGCGGTCCTGCGCAGCCTCTGA
- a CDS encoding LysM peptidoglycan-binding domain-containing protein: MTALTVTHGAPVGAPAVRPTRTRHLHSVPTGDAVAAPAKGAVRLTRRGRLTMTLTTLAVASVAGAGMAFGGPAATPQEVTVEQGQTLTSIAAVEMTGVPTDDAIAQIRQANDLATSHVHAGQTLVIPTP, from the coding sequence ATGACCGCACTCACCGTCACCCACGGCGCGCCGGTCGGTGCGCCCGCAGTCCGACCGACCCGCACCCGCCACCTGCACTCCGTCCCCACGGGCGACGCGGTCGCTGCCCCGGCGAAGGGGGCGGTGCGGCTGACCCGTCGCGGTCGCCTCACGATGACCCTGACGACGCTGGCGGTTGCCTCCGTCGCGGGCGCGGGGATGGCCTTCGGTGGCCCCGCGGCCACGCCGCAGGAAGTCACCGTCGAGCAGGGACAGACCCTGACCTCGATCGCCGCCGTCGAGATGACCGGCGTGCCGACCGACGACGCGATCGCGCAGATCCGGCAGGCCAACGACCTGGCGACCAGCCACGTCCACGCGGGGCAGACCCTGGTCATCCCCACCCCCTGA
- the nrdR gene encoding transcriptional regulator NrdR — protein MHCPFCRHTDSRVIDSRTTDDGSAIRRRRQCPECSRRFTTLESASLSVTKRSGAAEPFSRAKVLAGVRKACQGRPVTEDQLALLAQRVEESIRSQGSAEIDAHEVGMAILPPLRDLDEVAYLRYASVYQSFESLEDFEAAISALRREHATATEGATP, from the coding sequence ATGCACTGTCCCTTCTGCCGGCACACCGACTCCCGGGTCATCGACAGCCGGACCACCGACGACGGCAGCGCGATCCGCCGCCGCCGCCAGTGCCCGGAGTGCTCCCGGCGCTTCACCACGCTGGAGAGCGCGAGCCTGTCGGTGACCAAGCGGTCGGGTGCTGCCGAGCCGTTCAGCCGGGCCAAGGTGCTCGCCGGTGTCCGCAAGGCCTGTCAGGGCCGCCCGGTCACCGAGGACCAGCTCGCCCTGCTCGCCCAGCGCGTGGAGGAGAGCATCCGCTCGCAGGGCAGCGCCGAGATCGACGCCCACGAGGTGGGCATGGCGATCCTGCCGCCCCTGCGGGACCTGGACGAGGTCGCATACCTGCGCTACGCGTCCGTCTACCAGTCCTTCGAGTCGCTCGAGGACTTCGAGGCGGCCATCAGCGCCCTGCGCCGCGAGCACGCGACCGCCACCGAGGGCGCCACCCCATAG
- a CDS encoding vitamin B12-dependent ribonucleotide reductase: MTETAGKSSARRGSRTNKGLTIERIHTTEGVHPYDEVTWEKRDVVQQNWKTGATIFEQRGVEFPDFWSLNASTIVTTKYFRGALGTPERETGLKQLIDRVVLTYVKAGKDNGYFATDTDAEIFEHELTYALLHQIFSFNSPVWFNVGTQSPQQVSACFILSVDDSMDSILNWYKEEGFIFKGGSGAGLNLSRIRSSKELLSSGGTASGPVSFMRGADASAGTIKSGGATRRAAKMVVLDVDHPDIEEFVETKAREEHKIRALRDAGFDMDLGGADITSVQYQNANNSVRVNDEFMRAVEDGTEFGLKSRTDGSVIESVDARELMGKIAQAAWECADPGIQYDDTINDWHTNPESGRITASNPCSEYMSLDNSSCNLASLNLLKFLGDDDTFDAERFQKVAELVITAMDISICFADFPTDPIGDTTRDYRQLGIGYANLGALLMATGHGYDSDGGRALAASITSLLTGASYKRSAELAGIVGPYNGYARNADAHKRVMRKHQAANDEIRTLHTMDRSIHKAATKAWDAVVKVGEKNGYRNAQASVLAPTGTIGFMMDCDTTGIEPDFSLVKFKKLVGGGSMQIVNLTIPRALKLLGYTEETSEAIVEYIADKGHVIDAPGLKPEHYEVFDTAMGERAIAPMGHVRMMAAVQPFLSGAISKTVNLPESATVEEIADVYSEGWKLGLKALAVYRDNCKVGQPLSDGGSTAKGAKADAEAAAAESAKVVEYRPLRRRLPKRRTSQTTSFAVGGAEGYLTAGTYEDGELGEIFLKFGKQGSTLAGLMDAFSIAISIALQHGVPLETYVEKFTNLRFEPAGMTDDPDVRMAQSIMDYVFRRLALDYLDFDTRSFMGIHTADERSRQLETGSYAPSSSDEDEDYDDESYSQTVATTEARPAAKEESTDTSGTGSASAREADATIHSSAELMEKLQGKASDAPMCMTCGTKMRPAGSCYVCEGCGSTSGCS, encoded by the coding sequence ATGACCGAGACCGCCGGCAAGTCCAGCGCACGTCGCGGCTCCCGCACGAACAAGGGGCTGACGATCGAGCGCATCCACACCACCGAGGGCGTGCACCCGTACGACGAGGTGACGTGGGAGAAGCGTGACGTCGTCCAGCAGAACTGGAAGACCGGCGCGACGATCTTCGAGCAGCGCGGGGTCGAGTTCCCCGACTTCTGGTCGTTGAACGCCTCGACGATCGTGACGACGAAGTACTTCCGGGGCGCCCTGGGCACCCCGGAGCGCGAGACCGGTCTGAAGCAGCTCATCGACCGCGTCGTGCTCACCTACGTCAAGGCCGGCAAGGACAACGGCTACTTCGCCACCGACACCGACGCCGAGATCTTCGAGCACGAGCTGACGTACGCCCTGCTCCACCAGATCTTCAGCTTCAACTCCCCGGTGTGGTTCAACGTCGGCACGCAGAGCCCGCAGCAGGTCAGCGCCTGCTTCATCCTCTCCGTCGACGACTCCATGGACTCGATCCTCAACTGGTACAAGGAGGAGGGCTTCATCTTCAAGGGCGGCTCCGGCGCCGGCCTGAACCTCTCCCGTATCCGCTCCTCCAAGGAGTTGCTCTCCTCCGGTGGCACCGCCTCCGGCCCGGTCTCCTTCATGCGTGGTGCCGACGCCTCCGCCGGCACGATCAAGTCCGGTGGCGCGACCCGTCGCGCGGCGAAGATGGTCGTCCTGGACGTCGACCACCCGGACATCGAGGAGTTCGTCGAGACCAAGGCCCGCGAGGAGCACAAGATCCGTGCGCTGCGTGACGCCGGCTTCGACATGGACCTCGGCGGCGCGGACATCACCTCCGTGCAGTACCAGAACGCGAACAACTCGGTGCGCGTCAACGACGAGTTCATGCGTGCGGTCGAGGACGGGACCGAGTTCGGTCTGAAGTCGCGCACCGACGGCTCGGTCATCGAGAGCGTCGACGCCCGCGAGCTCATGGGCAAGATCGCCCAGGCCGCGTGGGAGTGCGCCGACCCGGGCATCCAGTACGACGACACGATCAACGACTGGCACACCAACCCCGAGTCGGGTCGGATCACCGCGTCGAACCCCTGCAGCGAGTACATGTCCCTGGACAACTCCTCCTGCAACCTCGCCTCGCTGAACCTGCTGAAGTTCCTCGGCGACGACGACACCTTCGACGCCGAGCGCTTCCAGAAGGTCGCCGAGCTGGTCATCACCGCGATGGACATCTCCATCTGCTTCGCGGACTTCCCGACGGACCCGATCGGTGACACCACGCGCGACTACCGCCAGCTGGGCATCGGCTACGCCAACCTCGGCGCGCTGCTGATGGCGACCGGTCACGGTTACGACTCCGACGGCGGTCGTGCCCTCGCGGCGTCGATCACCTCGCTGCTCACCGGTGCCTCCTACAAGCGCTCCGCGGAGCTCGCCGGCATCGTCGGCCCGTACAACGGCTACGCCCGCAACGCCGACGCGCACAAGCGCGTCATGCGCAAGCACCAGGCCGCCAACGACGAGATCCGCACGCTGCACACGATGGACCGCTCGATCCACAAGGCGGCCACCAAGGCCTGGGACGCGGTCGTCAAGGTCGGCGAGAAGAACGGCTACCGCAACGCCCAGGCGTCGGTGCTCGCTCCCACCGGGACCATCGGCTTCATGATGGACTGCGACACCACCGGTATCGAGCCGGACTTCTCGCTGGTGAAGTTCAAGAAGCTCGTCGGTGGCGGCTCCATGCAGATCGTCAACCTGACGATCCCGCGTGCGCTGAAGCTGCTCGGCTACACCGAGGAGACGTCCGAGGCGATCGTCGAGTACATCGCCGACAAGGGTCACGTCATCGACGCCCCGGGTCTGAAGCCGGAGCACTACGAGGTCTTCGACACCGCCATGGGTGAGCGCGCCATCGCGCCGATGGGCCACGTGCGGATGATGGCCGCGGTGCAGCCCTTCCTCTCCGGTGCGATCTCCAAGACGGTCAACCTGCCGGAGAGCGCCACGGTCGAGGAGATCGCGGACGTCTACTCCGAGGGCTGGAAGCTCGGCCTGAAGGCGCTGGCGGTCTACCGCGACAACTGCAAGGTCGGTCAGCCGCTGTCCGACGGTGGGTCCACGGCGAAGGGGGCCAAGGCGGACGCCGAGGCCGCTGCGGCGGAGTCCGCGAAGGTCGTCGAGTACCGCCCGCTGCGTCGTCGCCTCCCGAAGCGTCGCACCTCGCAGACCACGAGCTTCGCCGTGGGCGGGGCCGAGGGGTACCTGACCGCCGGCACCTACGAGGACGGCGAGCTGGGCGAGATCTTCCTGAAGTTCGGCAAGCAGGGCTCGACCCTGGCCGGTCTGATGGATGCCTTCTCCATCGCGATCTCGATCGCGCTGCAGCACGGTGTGCCGCTGGAGACCTACGTCGAGAAGTTCACCAACCTGCGCTTCGAGCCGGCCGGTATGACGGACGACCCGGACGTGCGGATGGCGCAGTCGATCATGGACTACGTCTTCCGTCGCCTCGCGCTGGACTACCTGGACTTCGACACCCGGTCCTTCATGGGCATCCACACCGCCGACGAGCGGTCGCGCCAGCTGGAGACCGGCTCGTACGCCCCGTCGTCCTCCGACGAGGACGAGGACTACGACGACGAGTCCTACAGCCAGACCGTGGCCACCACCGAGGCCCGGCCGGCCGCCAAGGAGGAGTCGACCGACACCTCCGGTACCGGCAGCGCCTCCGCACGGGAGGCCGACGCCACGATCCACTCCTCGGCCGAGCTCATGGAGAAGCTCCAGGGCAAGGCCTCGGACGCCCCGATGTGCATGACCTGCGGGACCAAGATGCGCCCCGCCGGCTCCTGCTACGTCTGCGAGGGTTGCGGCTCGACCAGCGGTTGCAGCTGA
- a CDS encoding very short patch repair endonuclease, with the protein MSITPPPRRRPDAVVSRRFSRQAREGTAPEVRIRQHLHARGLRFRIQHRISGLPRRRVDLAFTRVKLAVLVDGCFWHSCPVHGTTPKSNRDWWLWKLSINEQRDRDTDRRLADLGWTVLRLWEHVPPSDAADLIEETYRGLLRRQKH; encoded by the coding sequence ATGTCGATCACGCCACCACCCCGACGACGGCCAGACGCCGTCGTCAGTCGGCGCTTCTCCCGGCAAGCGAGGGAGGGCACCGCGCCGGAAGTCCGTATCCGACAGCACCTTCATGCACGGGGGCTCCGGTTTCGGATACAACATCGGATCAGCGGTCTGCCACGACGACGAGTGGACCTGGCCTTCACACGCGTGAAGCTGGCAGTGCTCGTCGATGGCTGCTTCTGGCATAGCTGCCCGGTCCACGGCACCACTCCCAAGTCGAACCGAGACTGGTGGTTATGGAAATTGTCGATCAATGAGCAACGAGACCGTGACACCGATCGGCGCCTTGCCGATCTTGGTTGGACCGTCCTCCGACTGTGGGAGCACGTACCGCCGAGTGATGCGGCGGATCTCATCGAGGAGACCTACCGAGGGCTTCTGCGTCGTCAGAAACACTGA
- a CDS encoding restriction endonuclease: MSTPKLLQFGETLRYAKKANADPIFEGYLNFHYFAQGARDDQRRIILESGINAVQHVKALDGQRRPAIAIRSSPWKAGSLETPWHDEFDLDHGHIRYFGDHKATTAGPLGSTRGNKALIDAWSRHGSTDRDERLQAEPLLVFAGRSEYVDGRRRDKGFIDFCGVALIERLEYVVQRDPVTGRSFPNLALDLNVISLGRDDELDWSWIDDRRDPRLNASQALERAPESWKRWVKDGRAALPRIRRRVMSSRVRSREEQLPVAGSKYGDLLARTYRFFDGQKHSFEYLASMVAGELLGEQGHTYTAGWLTRAGGDGGMDFVGRLDVGIGHGKAPLVVLGQAKCVLPSSGVSPDQVARLVARLRRGWIGVYVTTGHFSKQAQVEIVDDEYPVMLVPGLKLVETIDRIVQQSFSGDLDALLEHVSERYQSEVTSRRPMEILTS, encoded by the coding sequence ATGTCGACCCCAAAGTTGCTCCAGTTCGGGGAGACACTTCGATACGCGAAGAAGGCCAACGCCGACCCGATCTTTGAGGGATACCTCAACTTTCACTACTTCGCGCAGGGCGCGCGTGATGATCAACGACGGATCATCCTGGAGAGCGGGATCAATGCGGTCCAGCATGTCAAGGCCCTCGATGGCCAGAGGCGGCCTGCCATCGCGATACGGTCCAGCCCCTGGAAGGCCGGGTCGTTGGAGACGCCTTGGCATGACGAGTTCGATCTGGACCACGGGCACATCCGGTACTTCGGGGACCACAAGGCGACCACCGCTGGCCCGCTGGGGTCTACGCGGGGGAACAAGGCACTCATCGATGCCTGGTCCCGTCACGGTTCAACAGATCGCGATGAACGGCTACAGGCCGAGCCTCTCCTTGTGTTCGCCGGGCGCAGCGAGTACGTAGATGGACGGCGACGCGACAAGGGTTTTATCGACTTCTGTGGGGTGGCCCTGATCGAGCGCTTGGAGTACGTAGTCCAACGGGATCCCGTCACAGGACGAAGCTTTCCGAACCTGGCCCTCGACCTGAACGTCATCTCGCTCGGCCGTGACGATGAGCTCGACTGGTCGTGGATCGATGACCGACGGGACCCGCGGCTCAATGCGAGCCAGGCTCTCGAGCGCGCCCCCGAATCTTGGAAGCGCTGGGTCAAGGACGGTCGAGCCGCGCTCCCACGAATTCGGCGTCGCGTCATGAGCAGCCGTGTTCGCAGCCGCGAAGAGCAACTGCCCGTCGCAGGCTCCAAGTACGGGGATCTGCTCGCGAGGACGTATCGCTTCTTCGACGGTCAAAAACACTCCTTCGAGTACCTCGCCTCAATGGTTGCGGGTGAGCTCCTCGGCGAGCAGGGACACACGTACACGGCAGGATGGCTCACTCGCGCTGGCGGTGACGGTGGCATGGACTTCGTTGGCCGCCTCGATGTTGGCATCGGCCACGGCAAGGCGCCGTTGGTCGTCCTCGGCCAAGCCAAGTGCGTGCTCCCTAGCTCCGGCGTCAGTCCAGATCAGGTTGCACGGCTCGTCGCGAGGCTGCGACGTGGCTGGATCGGCGTATACGTCACAACGGGCCACTTCTCGAAGCAAGCACAAGTCGAGATCGTGGACGACGAGTACCCCGTGATGCTGGTGCCGGGCTTGAAGCTCGTCGAGACGATCGATCGCATCGTGCAGCAGTCGTTCAGCGGTGACCTCGACGCTCTCTTGGAGCATGTCTCAGAGCGTTACCAGTCCGAGGTCACGAGCCGGAGACCGATGGAGATCCTCACCAGCTGA
- the drmB gene encoding DrmB family protein, translated as MASKFVGQARRTSLVTTYGVGSLFPTESDSMMICGLDDWPEGPQVFEPRLAASLGVAEFRSPAAGRKAGDIPVVRFPEWAFCPDCRSLAPHWSLANDSRRCKACNAKVSPSRFIVCCENGHIEDFPYRSWVHQGEYVRAEGHDLRFTTRGKSSSLSDVIVECSCGQKRSMFGSFDFTALKDIKGCSGQRPWLPNAESESCSGALRTLQRGSSNAWFAETRSAISIPSVRSRARAFAARKFRDATPTADPVALASMFKPPEGCTADDVAAAILELRTPAASGERPSQQDLRAEEYRALVNGLTEGLGTDEFLCAKVDISSAQLPPVIAQVSRVSRLREVRALAGFSRVTPMTVESDKDQETRRAPLASADVRWLPALEVLGEGIFLRLDTGQLNAWSDSPFAVGRVRSLLEAQDQLSPQSMASGLDVSAKRLVLHSLAHALIDECSLTAGYPTASLRERLYTDGDQSGILIYTATADSAGSLGGLAALSDPHRFAAVLASALQRASWCTSDPVCLESGPSGVDGLNLAACHACLLLPETSCEGFNLVLDRGTLVGTTESAGAGLFSALASGGH; from the coding sequence GTGGCAAGTAAGTTTGTAGGCCAGGCACGCCGTACGAGCCTGGTGACTACCTATGGTGTCGGCTCTCTCTTCCCAACGGAGAGCGACAGCATGATGATCTGCGGGTTGGACGACTGGCCCGAGGGGCCACAGGTGTTCGAGCCTCGGCTTGCCGCGAGTCTGGGGGTAGCCGAGTTCCGGTCTCCGGCAGCAGGGCGCAAGGCGGGTGACATACCAGTAGTTCGCTTCCCTGAGTGGGCCTTTTGTCCTGACTGTCGCAGCCTGGCACCCCACTGGTCACTTGCAAACGACTCGCGTCGGTGCAAAGCCTGTAACGCCAAGGTCTCCCCCTCCCGATTCATCGTGTGCTGCGAAAATGGCCACATCGAAGACTTCCCGTATCGCTCGTGGGTTCACCAAGGCGAATATGTGCGCGCCGAAGGGCACGACCTGCGCTTCACAACACGAGGCAAGTCCTCCAGCTTGTCCGACGTCATCGTGGAGTGCAGTTGCGGTCAAAAGCGCTCGATGTTCGGGTCATTCGACTTCACGGCCTTGAAGGACATCAAGGGATGCTCCGGTCAACGCCCCTGGTTACCCAATGCTGAAAGTGAATCGTGCTCCGGGGCCCTCAGGACCCTGCAGCGCGGTTCATCGAATGCATGGTTCGCCGAGACGAGGTCGGCGATCTCCATCCCGTCAGTCCGTTCTCGCGCACGGGCATTTGCCGCGCGAAAGTTTCGAGATGCGACCCCCACCGCAGACCCAGTGGCGCTTGCATCGATGTTCAAGCCGCCAGAAGGATGCACTGCCGATGATGTCGCGGCTGCCATTCTCGAACTGCGCACCCCTGCGGCAAGCGGTGAAAGGCCCTCGCAGCAGGACCTACGTGCCGAGGAGTACCGCGCCTTGGTTAACGGTCTGACGGAGGGTCTGGGGACCGACGAGTTCCTTTGTGCCAAGGTGGACATCTCGTCTGCACAACTACCACCGGTAATTGCCCAGGTCTCTCGTGTCTCTCGCCTACGCGAGGTTCGGGCTCTTGCTGGCTTCTCCCGAGTCACACCGATGACCGTCGAGTCCGACAAGGATCAGGAAACGCGTCGGGCGCCCCTGGCCTCCGCGGATGTCAGGTGGCTCCCAGCGCTGGAGGTTCTCGGCGAAGGCATTTTCCTCCGACTCGACACTGGCCAGCTAAACGCGTGGAGCGACAGCCCCTTCGCCGTTGGCAGAGTTAGAAGCCTCCTCGAGGCACAGGACCAACTGTCGCCGCAGTCCATGGCCAGTGGGCTAGATGTGAGCGCGAAGCGGCTTGTCCTCCACTCGCTAGCACATGCACTAATCGATGAATGCTCGCTGACCGCCGGGTATCCAACAGCTTCACTGCGTGAGCGGCTCTATACCGATGGCGACCAGAGCGGGATCCTGATCTACACTGCGACAGCCGATAGTGCTGGCAGCCTGGGTGGCTTGGCTGCGCTCAGCGATCCGCACAGGTTCGCTGCCGTCCTGGCGTCTGCCCTTCAACGCGCAAGCTGGTGCACGTCTGACCCTGTGTGTTTGGAATCCGGACCATCTGGCGTGGACGGTCTCAACCTCGCTGCCTGCCACGCTTGCCTCCTACTCCCAGAGACCAGTTGCGAAGGGTTCAATCTCGTGCTGGACCGGGGCACCCTCGTTGGTACAACAGAGAGTGCCGGTGCTGGACTCTTCTCCGCCCTTGCCTCAGGAGGCCACTGA